A portion of the Leptospira kobayashii genome contains these proteins:
- a CDS encoding permease, protein MNYFSITRGDIDGFFGLMVDNLIQLLVLTGLCIGLCGFPLDFVTSVVLPGAAISLLIGNLFYSWQAYQLGKKTNRTDVTALPYGINTVSLFAFIFFVMLPVYQATGDYKSAWKAGLLVSFSSGLIEFFGSFFAEKIRKSTPRAALLSALAGIAITFISMDFLLRTFEHPLVAFAPLGVILLQYFGKVKFPFAIPGGLVSIVLGIVLAYVSGLLGEPIFQEGAFARGKETIGFYLPHLAVGELWEVLSFANVKTYFAIILPMGVFNVIGSLQNIESAEASGDSFDTKSSLLVNGIGTLAGTFFGSPFPTTIYIGHPGWKGLGAKHGYSVLNGIFITFVSVFGLMGILQAIIPIEAGMAIVLWIGIIIASQAFQASPKNHSPAVVIGLLPAFAGWAALLIQNVFFFLDGRLQAILLELGTPKSYHFNLSDLSPHVPFLPYALGGVLSLSQGFLLTSMVWAAMVVFLLERDFLKSSLWALVGTTLSLFGFIHAYELAGNAILNQFAFFVSWQFPVAYLALAVLFFLAYLANRYFPEQKS, encoded by the coding sequence ATGAACTATTTCTCAATCACACGAGGGGATATCGACGGATTTTTCGGACTGATGGTGGACAACCTCATCCAATTGCTTGTTTTAACGGGACTTTGTATCGGGCTTTGCGGCTTTCCTTTGGACTTTGTTACTTCGGTCGTTTTGCCCGGAGCTGCCATATCTTTATTGATAGGAAATCTATTCTATTCATGGCAAGCCTATCAATTGGGCAAAAAAACAAACCGAACGGACGTTACAGCACTCCCTTACGGAATCAACACAGTTTCCTTATTTGCATTTATATTTTTTGTAATGTTACCGGTTTACCAAGCGACCGGAGATTATAAATCCGCCTGGAAAGCAGGACTTCTTGTTTCCTTTTCTTCCGGACTCATCGAATTCTTCGGTTCGTTTTTTGCGGAAAAAATCAGAAAGTCCACTCCCCGCGCCGCTTTACTTTCCGCTCTGGCGGGAATCGCAATCACTTTTATCTCTATGGATTTTCTACTGAGAACATTTGAACATCCGTTAGTTGCATTTGCACCGTTGGGTGTCATACTTTTGCAGTACTTCGGAAAAGTGAAATTTCCTTTTGCGATTCCGGGAGGACTCGTTTCGATCGTCCTCGGGATCGTTCTCGCCTATGTTTCCGGGCTTTTGGGAGAACCTATTTTCCAGGAAGGGGCATTTGCACGAGGAAAAGAAACCATCGGGTTTTATCTTCCTCATTTGGCAGTGGGCGAACTTTGGGAAGTACTGAGTTTTGCCAATGTAAAAACATATTTTGCAATCATCCTGCCGATGGGTGTTTTCAACGTAATCGGTTCCTTGCAAAATATCGAATCCGCCGAGGCCTCGGGAGACAGTTTTGACACCAAATCCTCGTTACTTGTAAACGGTATCGGAACATTGGCCGGAACTTTTTTCGGTTCGCCTTTCCCTACTACGATCTACATAGGACACCCCGGCTGGAAGGGATTAGGTGCCAAACACGGTTATTCCGTATTAAACGGTATATTTATAACATTTGTTAGTGTCTTTGGGCTAATGGGGATTTTGCAGGCAATCATTCCGATCGAAGCAGGTATGGCGATCGTACTTTGGATCGGAATCATCATCGCTTCGCAAGCTTTTCAAGCAAGTCCTAAAAATCATTCCCCCGCAGTGGTAATCGGTTTACTTCCTGCATTTGCAGGATGGGCGGCACTCCTCATTCAAAATGTGTTTTTCTTTCTGGATGGTAGATTGCAGGCGATACTCTTGGAGCTAGGAACTCCCAAATCCTATCATTTCAATTTATCCGATCTTTCTCCTCATGTTCCTTTTTTACCTTACGCCCTGGGAGGAGTCCTTTCCTTGTCGCAAGGTTTCCTGCTTACTTCGATGGTTTGGGCGGCAATGGTGGTTTTTCTTTTGGAAAGGGATTTTTTGAAGTCCTCACTTTGGGCTTTGGTCGGTACCACTTTATCACTTTTCGGATTCATACATGCTTACGAATTGGCAGGGAACGCCATTTTAAATCAATTTGCGTTTTTCGTTTCTTGGCAATTTCCCGTAGCCTATCTGGCCTTAGCAGTTTTGTTTTTCCTGGCGTATTTGGCAAACCGATACTTCCCCGAACAGAAATCCTGA
- a CDS encoding PDZ domain-containing protein: MKNILTSVLLSFFFLSVEIHSKSQPVGKDDNFIVQVKSTVQYPNFIQPWRFKNPETRHSYGVVVGENLILTTAQTVYYQTNTEVQKFGSLKNYTAKLVKIDHDLGLALLRVEEKEFGTGLTPIQFGSEIFLASTGTVLEYKEFRNLSEKKIRTIKLDVDTYANGYIELPYVEVQSDDKLEGIGELIVDEVSKIPQGLLIYFKDSQNTGKMVPNFTINQFLNCNITKKCFSYKGFRFRPLTDASSRSFYGVRKENSGVLIAEIYPESSASSLLKLEDVLLEVGPYKIDPKGYFEHPKYGKILLSYLFHSGEDLGLGKDKKIPLKILRNSKIMNIDFEMKAFPETAVKIPFGNTRYRKPEYLMLGGIVFLELSEHYLTEFGNQWRTRVSKQLLYLNDYHRINNTGETKKVILLSQVLPLPGNQAYHSLQQVVLKKVNGKEPKDIRDLFQIATESEDPFLVIELDDGTQVVFEKEEITNLNKEAIKVFHIPKSHNLSE; encoded by the coding sequence ATGAAAAATATTCTAACGTCTGTTTTACTTTCTTTTTTCTTTTTATCCGTAGAAATTCATTCCAAATCCCAACCGGTAGGAAAAGACGACAACTTTATCGTTCAGGTGAAATCAACAGTTCAGTACCCCAATTTCATCCAACCTTGGCGTTTTAAAAATCCTGAGACCCGTCATTCTTACGGGGTTGTGGTCGGAGAAAATCTGATTCTGACTACCGCTCAAACTGTTTATTACCAAACCAATACGGAAGTTCAAAAATTCGGTTCATTGAAAAATTATACCGCAAAACTGGTAAAGATAGACCATGATTTGGGACTCGCTCTTTTAAGAGTGGAAGAGAAGGAATTCGGAACAGGACTTACACCCATTCAATTCGGTTCCGAAATCTTTCTTGCTTCCACAGGAACCGTTCTGGAGTACAAGGAATTCAGAAACTTATCTGAAAAAAAGATCAGAACCATCAAGCTGGATGTAGATACTTATGCCAACGGATATATCGAACTTCCTTATGTGGAGGTTCAATCCGATGATAAACTGGAAGGAATCGGAGAACTGATTGTGGACGAAGTATCAAAGATACCACAAGGTCTTTTGATTTACTTTAAGGATTCGCAAAACACCGGTAAAATGGTTCCTAATTTCACCATCAACCAGTTTCTAAATTGCAATATCACAAAAAAATGTTTTTCATACAAAGGCTTTCGTTTCCGTCCTTTGACGGATGCATCTTCCCGAAGTTTTTACGGAGTTAGGAAAGAAAATTCGGGAGTGCTCATCGCTGAAATCTATCCGGAATCATCCGCCTCTTCCTTATTAAAATTGGAAGATGTTCTTTTGGAAGTAGGCCCTTATAAAATCGATCCCAAAGGCTACTTCGAACATCCCAAATACGGGAAAATCCTGCTCTCTTATCTATTTCATTCGGGAGAAGATTTGGGTTTGGGTAAGGATAAAAAAATTCCTCTAAAAATTTTAAGAAACTCCAAAATCATGAATATCGATTTTGAAATGAAAGCTTTCCCAGAGACTGCAGTGAAAATTCCATTCGGGAATACAAGATACAGAAAGCCCGAATATCTAATGCTAGGTGGGATTGTGTTTCTGGAATTATCGGAACATTATCTTACGGAATTCGGAAATCAGTGGAGAACCAGAGTCAGTAAACAATTGCTGTATCTGAATGATTATCATAGAATCAACAACACCGGTGAAACAAAAAAGGTGATTCTGTTGTCCCAGGTTTTGCCTCTACCCGGAAATCAAGCATATCATTCTTTGCAACAAGTCGTATTGAAAAAAGTCAATGGTAAGGAACCGAAAGATATAAGAGATCTTTTTCAAATAGCAACGGAAAGTGAAGACCCTTTTTTAGTCATCGAATTGGATGACGGAACTCAGGTAGTTTTTGAAAAAGAAGAGATTACGAATCTAAACAAAGAAGCGATCAAGGTTTTTCATATACCGAAATCGCACAATCTGTCAGAGTGA
- a CDS encoding ClpXP protease specificity-enhancing factor SspB — MSQSLSPEEITTLREFKRQLFTLYWEKFGIFYIHVMPHPKLEIGKRGLLNAEKESGIVLVFGDKAVKVLDSQPDYLFAELQFGSTWEPTILPWDAVFRIYDKFQNSASQLRFLQVDSGLDQPPTKDTKKPDSAKEPNKLDYSEEGNVIRVDFGGKRNE; from the coding sequence ATGAGCCAAAGTTTAAGCCCGGAAGAAATCACTACCTTACGTGAATTCAAAAGACAACTTTTCACCCTATATTGGGAAAAATTCGGAATATTTTATATTCACGTCATGCCTCACCCAAAACTGGAAATCGGAAAGAGAGGCCTTCTCAACGCGGAAAAAGAATCCGGGATTGTGTTAGTGTTTGGCGACAAAGCGGTCAAAGTATTGGACAGTCAACCGGATTATTTATTTGCAGAATTGCAGTTCGGTTCCACATGGGAGCCTACGATTCTCCCTTGGGACGCAGTATTTCGTATTTATGATAAATTTCAAAATTCGGCTTCTCAGCTTCGGTTTTTGCAAGTGGATTCAGGGCTAGACCAGCCTCCCACAAAAGATACGAAAAAGCCGGATTCTGCAAAAGAGCCGAATAAATTGGATTATTCCGAAGAAGGAAATGTGATTCGGGTGGATTTCGGAGGAAAAAGAAACGAATGA
- a CDS encoding ATP-binding protein, which produces MKISFSILTGLFSLGNLGVLLDSSFFQFQYLANPHTSPSFLVIFCFALLNFGLQFPTYFRNRPSLSLLVSFILGAGAMLLLVDWGLSNEMNPLASEIILNVFYPSFYTISFFAFASVISIKLQFSFPAISKFMHSAYGSVILSFLFSIYLFSNDDYIPNLNHYYLHFLVFCDLCFLLCFVFFLIHFSFTADYLTHPFSYLFEASKKIFEDYDDASLEGSRELKQNLWALYEKRNWKSIMDSFWFQILVDETLDNALEHGGKRGDDKITVHVFESARYIDVYVIDRGKGFNPRLVPNPLHTDRKMVSTGRGIHILKKLFIVRWNFLGNEICIRIDKSKSENWKSFH; this is translated from the coding sequence ATGAAAATTAGTTTTAGCATTCTCACAGGCTTGTTTTCTCTAGGGAATCTCGGCGTTCTATTAGACTCTAGCTTTTTTCAATTTCAGTATCTGGCAAATCCGCATACTTCTCCCAGTTTTCTTGTTATTTTTTGTTTTGCCCTTCTGAATTTCGGACTCCAGTTCCCCACTTATTTCAGAAACAGACCTTCTTTGTCTTTATTAGTATCATTTATATTAGGTGCAGGCGCTATGCTCCTTCTCGTTGATTGGGGATTGTCAAATGAAATGAATCCTCTTGCAAGCGAGATCATTTTAAATGTATTTTATCCTTCTTTTTATACGATTTCCTTTTTTGCATTTGCTTCTGTGATTTCGATCAAGTTGCAATTTAGTTTTCCCGCGATTTCCAAATTTATGCACAGTGCTTACGGTTCTGTAATTTTATCTTTCTTATTTTCGATTTATCTTTTTTCAAATGATGATTATATTCCCAATTTAAATCATTATTACTTACATTTTTTGGTATTTTGTGATTTATGTTTTTTACTCTGTTTTGTTTTTTTTCTGATTCATTTTTCATTTACTGCGGATTACCTGACTCATCCGTTTTCATATCTATTCGAAGCTTCAAAGAAAATTTTCGAAGATTACGATGATGCCAGTTTGGAAGGTTCGAGGGAACTCAAACAAAACCTATGGGCATTGTACGAAAAAAGAAACTGGAAATCGATCATGGACTCTTTCTGGTTTCAAATCCTGGTGGATGAAACCTTGGACAATGCTTTGGAACATGGGGGGAAAAGAGGAGATGACAAGATCACTGTCCATGTATTCGAATCGGCAAGGTATATAGATGTTTATGTAATCGACAGAGGCAAAGGGTTTAACCCCCGTTTGGTTCCGAACCCTCTTCACACCGACCGGAAAATGGTTTCCACGGGAAGAGGGATTCATATCTTAAAAAAATTATTTATTGTTAGATGGAATTTTTTGGGAAATGAAATCTGTATCCGAATCGACAAGTCCAAATCCGAAAATTGGAAAAGTTTCCATTAA
- the htpX gene encoding protease HtpX — MTWIKRIGFFLLTNILIMTTISIVTNVLGYFGFGIQAFGVNLTQLIVFCLMWGMVGSFISLFLSKYMAKWSMGVKTIDPKNASSHEMEVYRRVQSLAQRAHLPMPEVGIYDSPEVNAFATGPSKSSSLVAVSTGLLNRMSGQELEGVLAHELSHVANGDMVTLTLIQGVVNSFAMFISRIIAMLIANSVKEEMAHMVRFLVTIALDIAFSILGSIAVAYFSRIREFRADAGGAKLAGRESMISALEALRKVIDQPEDERGAALASLKISSKKGGFLSLFATHPPLEERILALRQMR, encoded by the coding sequence ATGACCTGGATCAAACGGATTGGTTTTTTCCTACTTACAAACATATTAATCATGACTACGATTTCCATCGTAACCAACGTGCTTGGTTACTTTGGATTCGGTATACAAGCATTCGGTGTAAACTTAACTCAATTGATCGTATTCTGCTTGATGTGGGGTATGGTAGGATCTTTCATTTCCCTCTTTCTCTCAAAGTACATGGCAAAATGGTCTATGGGTGTAAAAACCATCGATCCGAAAAATGCCTCTTCTCATGAGATGGAAGTGTACAGAAGAGTTCAATCTCTTGCACAAAGAGCACATCTTCCCATGCCGGAAGTGGGGATTTACGATTCACCTGAAGTGAACGCATTCGCCACCGGCCCAAGCAAGTCGAGTTCTCTAGTCGCTGTTTCCACAGGACTATTGAATCGAATGAGCGGTCAGGAATTGGAAGGAGTTTTAGCACACGAATTATCACACGTTGCCAACGGTGATATGGTGACTCTAACTCTCATCCAAGGTGTAGTGAACTCATTCGCTATGTTTATTTCCAGAATTATTGCAATGCTGATTGCGAATTCCGTGAAAGAAGAGATGGCACATATGGTGCGTTTTCTTGTCACCATCGCATTGGACATTGCATTCTCGATTCTCGGTTCCATTGCTGTGGCATACTTTTCCAGAATCAGGGAATTCCGTGCGGATGCGGGAGGAGCGAAACTTGCGGGGCGTGAGTCCATGATTTCCGCTTTGGAAGCTTTGCGTAAAGTGATAGATCAACCTGAGGATGAAAGAGGAGCGGCACTTGCCTCTCTCAAGATTTCATCTAAAAAAGGCGGATTTTTATCCTTGTTTGCAACTCACCCTCCTTTGGAAGAAAGGATTCTAGCACTCAGACAAATGAGATAA
- a CDS encoding polysaccharide biosynthesis protein gives MNSIPRRYWVFPIDIFFMVLSYFLAHLVRFEDFRFLENKELFFTCTAIVVISRSVVFFLSGIYKSLWSYASLHDLLEIIKATILSSLVSTIAILFYNRFSQISRMVPILDTLILLGFLCLRSLSWRMIRDQIFRAGAKDGIPILLVGAGKLGVTFLSEIRRHSELDLHPVGFLDDNPSKVGGYIQGVPILGISESAEDFIYKFGIKKVIMTVSQPDGRIVSKLMKICDSAGIEFKILPSFGDYISDKPKITQLREVQVEDLLGRPTVDLEVESIRSYLEGKDILVTGAGGSIGSEICRQVALFRPRSLILLDAAETPLYEIDYELRKNFAEFGIEFKPVMADVKNLSRLSSVFEEHKPSVVFHSAAYKHVPMMEINPCEAVLNNVMGTKNVADVSRLTGVERFVLISTDKAVNPVNVMGASKRAAELYLQHISQNSRTKFITVRFGNVLGSNGSVIPRFREQIKRGGPVTVTHPEVIRYFMTIPEATQLVLQAGSMGEHGEIFILDMGEPVKIVSLAEEMIRLSGYTPHQDIKIEFTGLRPGEKLFEELMLDQEGIKKTHHPKIRIAAPLESYNLLLFQNKMNKLFSLAKANKDKEIFPSFKDIIPEYKIHDEYLAWETNAGKKNL, from the coding sequence ATGAATTCAATCCCAAGACGTTACTGGGTTTTCCCAATCGACATATTCTTCATGGTATTGTCCTATTTTCTCGCACATTTGGTGCGATTTGAAGATTTTCGATTTTTGGAAAACAAGGAATTATTCTTCACCTGCACGGCGATTGTAGTGATCAGCCGTTCGGTGGTGTTTTTTCTTTCCGGAATTTACAAATCCCTTTGGTCTTATGCTTCTCTCCACGACCTATTGGAAATCATCAAGGCGACCATTTTGTCCTCTTTGGTTTCCACCATTGCGATCTTATTTTACAATCGATTTTCCCAAATCTCCAGGATGGTTCCGATTCTCGACACCCTCATCCTTCTCGGATTTTTATGTTTAAGAAGTTTGAGTTGGAGGATGATCCGGGATCAGATTTTCAGAGCGGGAGCCAAGGACGGAATTCCTATCCTACTGGTCGGTGCGGGCAAGTTAGGTGTTACTTTCTTATCCGAAATCAGAAGGCATAGCGAACTTGATCTGCATCCTGTAGGATTTTTGGATGACAATCCTTCCAAAGTAGGCGGATACATTCAGGGAGTGCCGATCTTAGGTATTTCCGAAAGCGCGGAAGATTTTATTTATAAATTCGGAATCAAAAAAGTGATCATGACTGTTTCGCAACCTGACGGAAGGATTGTGAGCAAACTGATGAAGATTTGCGACTCCGCAGGTATTGAATTTAAAATCTTACCTTCGTTTGGTGATTATATTTCGGACAAACCGAAGATCACTCAACTTAGGGAAGTGCAAGTGGAAGATTTATTGGGACGGCCTACAGTGGATCTGGAAGTGGAATCCATCAGATCCTATCTGGAAGGAAAAGACATCCTTGTTACAGGCGCCGGAGGTTCCATAGGTTCCGAAATCTGCCGACAAGTTGCATTGTTCAGACCGCGTTCCCTAATCCTTTTGGATGCCGCAGAAACCCCGTTATACGAAATTGATTACGAGCTTAGGAAAAATTTTGCCGAATTCGGTATCGAATTCAAACCTGTTATGGCGGATGTGAAAAATCTTTCCAGACTTTCTTCGGTATTCGAAGAGCACAAACCCTCTGTGGTTTTTCATTCCGCAGCATATAAACATGTTCCCATGATGGAAATCAATCCTTGCGAAGCAGTATTGAATAACGTAATGGGAACGAAAAACGTCGCCGACGTATCCCGCCTAACGGGCGTAGAACGCTTTGTTCTCATTTCCACGGACAAAGCGGTGAATCCTGTAAACGTAATGGGAGCTTCTAAACGAGCGGCGGAACTTTATTTACAACATATTTCTCAAAATTCCAGAACCAAATTCATTACGGTTCGTTTCGGAAACGTTTTGGGCTCCAACGGATCGGTAATACCCCGTTTCCGGGAACAAATCAAAAGAGGTGGACCCGTGACAGTCACCCACCCGGAAGTCATCCGCTACTTTATGACCATACCGGAAGCAACTCAATTGGTTTTGCAGGCAGGATCCATGGGAGAACACGGCGAGATTTTCATACTCGATATGGGAGAACCGGTAAAAATCGTATCTCTTGCCGAAGAGATGATCCGACTGTCGGGGTATACTCCTCACCAGGATATAAAAATCGAATTCACAGGACTTCGTCCCGGGGAAAAACTCTTCGAAGAACTTATGTTAGATCAAGAGGGAATTAAAAAAACCCATCACCCTAAAATCAGGATCGCAGCCCCTCTCGAATCTTATAATCTTCTACTATTCCAAAATAAGATGAATAAACTTTTCTCTTTGGCGAAAGCAAATAAAGACAAGGAAATTTTCCCGAGCTTCAAAGACATCATTCCTGAATATAAAATTCATGATGAATATCTGGCATGGGAGACAAACGCTGGTAAAAAGAACCTATGA
- a CDS encoding adenine phosphoribosyltransferase, with translation MSIVKSKIRTIPDYPKPGILFRDITSLLIDPEAFRLTIAMFVERYQNQGIKKVVAIDARGFIAGAALAFQLGVGFVPVRKKGKLPGKTISEAYALEYGVDHVEIHIDAIEEGEKVVIMDDLIATGGTLEASIKLVQNLKGIIHECATIIDLPDLGGTARIKEKYGINVYSICEFEGH, from the coding sequence ATGTCTATTGTAAAGTCCAAGATACGAACCATTCCCGATTATCCGAAACCTGGAATTCTTTTCCGTGATATCACGTCCCTACTCATCGATCCGGAAGCATTCCGACTTACAATAGCAATGTTTGTAGAACGTTATCAAAACCAAGGGATCAAAAAGGTGGTGGCCATCGATGCACGCGGATTTATCGCAGGAGCTGCACTCGCCTTTCAATTGGGAGTGGGATTCGTTCCCGTTCGTAAAAAAGGAAAACTTCCTGGCAAAACGATTTCGGAAGCTTATGCTTTAGAATACGGAGTAGATCATGTAGAAATCCATATAGATGCGATTGAAGAAGGGGAAAAAGTAGTGATCATGGATGATTTGATCGCTACCGGAGGAACCTTGGAAGCGTCCATCAAACTAGTGCAAAACCTAAAAGGGATCATTCATGAATGTGCAACCATCATCGACTTACCAGATTTAGGCGGGACTGCGAGAATCAAAGAAAAATACGGAATCAATGTTTATTCCATCTGTGAATTCGAAGGACATTGA
- a CDS encoding PDZ domain-containing protein translates to MLNSNKPMALQWRKFLSCFTLVSLIFSSYSLFAETSVLTETGMSIETIKKAVVQIKVYSQSNDPYSPWLSGNVTSATGTGFLIGKNRILTNAHVVSNAKFIEAQRNKQTEWYELKTVYIAHDCDLAILEAKSGSFYDDSYEFSFGDIPELGTPIDIVGYPIGGSKISISRGIVSRIEQSTYAHSQVDSHLVIQVDAAINPGNSGGPALQNGKVVGVAFQAATKGENIGYIIPTNVISHFLKDSEDGKYDGYVELGVHVQSSYSLSHRKFRKIPDDAEGVFITNVLRGGAGEGFLFPGDLLLSIDGMPIGKNGTVAYNSESRVDFIEIVDNKFAGEEIKFELIRDGKRLNVSFPAKRMEDLDYMRSSYDRPYPYFIFAGLVFQPLNRDLLEAWARVGQTQGGSQFLYRFQNFPEIKENQKEDVVLYRKLSHPINSALDYYINMTVSEVNGKKISNLNEMIRLLQNSKSKYVRISFLDLPLPLILNLEETLKADEEIRQAYNLTEINK, encoded by the coding sequence ATGCTTAATTCAAACAAACCCATGGCGTTACAATGGAGAAAGTTTCTTTCCTGTTTTACCCTTGTCAGCCTAATTTTTTCATCTTACAGTCTTTTTGCCGAAACATCCGTCTTAACCGAAACGGGGATGTCGATAGAAACAATCAAAAAGGCGGTAGTTCAGATCAAAGTGTACTCTCAATCCAATGATCCCTACTCCCCCTGGTTGTCGGGTAATGTGACAAGCGCTACAGGAACGGGATTCCTCATCGGCAAAAACAGAATACTAACAAACGCTCATGTAGTATCCAATGCAAAATTCATAGAAGCACAAAGAAACAAACAAACCGAATGGTATGAACTAAAAACCGTATATATTGCCCATGATTGCGATCTTGCCATCCTGGAAGCTAAGTCAGGATCCTTCTACGATGATAGTTACGAATTTTCCTTCGGAGATATTCCCGAGCTGGGAACTCCTATCGACATAGTGGGTTATCCGATCGGTGGTAGCAAAATATCCATTAGTCGGGGGATCGTATCACGCATCGAACAATCGACCTATGCACATTCTCAAGTTGACAGCCATTTGGTGATCCAAGTGGATGCAGCGATCAATCCGGGAAACTCCGGCGGACCTGCTTTGCAAAACGGTAAGGTGGTGGGAGTCGCTTTTCAGGCAGCAACTAAGGGAGAAAATATAGGATATATCATTCCGACCAATGTAATCAGCCATTTTTTAAAAGACAGTGAAGACGGGAAATACGACGGTTACGTGGAGCTAGGCGTACATGTTCAATCTTCCTATTCTCTTTCCCATAGGAAATTCAGAAAAATTCCGGACGATGCGGAAGGTGTATTTATAACAAATGTTCTGCGGGGAGGGGCCGGTGAAGGATTTCTGTTTCCGGGGGATCTATTGTTGTCCATCGACGGTATGCCAATCGGGAAAAATGGAACCGTTGCCTATAATTCCGAATCCAGAGTAGATTTTATCGAGATTGTAGATAATAAATTTGCAGGGGAAGAAATCAAATTCGAACTGATTCGCGACGGCAAACGTCTGAATGTATCCTTTCCCGCAAAGAGAATGGAAGATTTGGATTATATGCGTTCCAGTTACGATCGCCCCTACCCTTATTTTATTTTTGCAGGTTTGGTATTTCAACCTCTCAATCGGGATTTATTGGAAGCTTGGGCGAGAGTCGGCCAAACGCAAGGAGGAAGTCAGTTCCTGTATAGATTTCAGAATTTTCCAGAAATCAAGGAAAATCAAAAGGAAGATGTGGTTTTATATAGAAAACTTTCTCACCCTATCAATTCCGCTTTGGATTATTATATCAATATGACCGTTTCCGAAGTGAACGGTAAAAAAATTTCCAACTTGAATGAGATGATCCGACTCCTGCAAAATTCAAAATCGAAATATGTTCGAATTTCTTTTTTAGACCTTCCTCTTCCTTTGATATTGAATCTGGAAGAAACATTGAAGGCGGACGAAGAAATCAGACAAGCCTACAACCTAACAGAGATCAATAAATGA
- a CDS encoding AZOBR_p60025 family cell surface glycopolymer formation protein, whose protein sequence is MNLVYNFLTSSLRKLDSRLPVLFTVFILLWGSVTFGYWKKYEWNPTSMVNFGKEFALMNEKETPKNAIVFLGEKGDLGAGYDGQIFYYFSRSLSNLSLDWPKGFDESYRAPRIGYPFLISVFGFAGQKFSVFGMYFWNILLLVLSFFALRSLLSPKYGYLAIFYLLNPFSLGSYYVLVSDSIMVSLVILAYYFFKKENFLLFILLSSLAILTKEPAIFFLFPLGLKALSNKNLKQIFAVAATLIIPVLWHSYLSYRFPNWRAARLTDFILPFEGMIRYSESIFVSLQSGSGFKETARILSRFPLLILFFLGTFLAFTGKLRKGWEFRIAILFVMFMIGTGGFYHFWSVYENVSRMFTLSIPILILLIGEDETVRHKEYILLTVLILGLFLLKVLFITKPMLYQVGTSL, encoded by the coding sequence ATGAATCTTGTATACAACTTTCTGACAAGTAGTCTCCGCAAACTTGATTCCAGACTTCCGGTTTTATTTACCGTATTTATCCTGTTATGGGGTTCGGTTACTTTCGGTTATTGGAAAAAATACGAATGGAATCCGACATCTATGGTGAATTTCGGAAAAGAATTTGCATTGATGAACGAGAAAGAGACTCCTAAAAATGCGATCGTATTTTTGGGAGAGAAGGGTGATCTGGGAGCAGGTTATGACGGCCAGATTTTTTATTATTTTTCCAGATCGTTATCCAATCTTTCTCTGGACTGGCCCAAAGGGTTTGATGAGTCCTATCGAGCTCCTCGGATCGGATATCCGTTTTTGATTTCCGTCTTCGGATTTGCAGGTCAGAAGTTTTCTGTTTTCGGGATGTACTTCTGGAATATACTGCTTCTTGTTTTATCCTTCTTTGCACTCAGGTCCCTTCTTTCCCCTAAGTATGGTTATTTGGCAATTTTTTATCTTCTGAATCCATTTTCATTGGGAAGTTATTATGTTCTGGTAAGCGATTCGATTATGGTGTCTCTCGTCATTCTTGCTTATTATTTCTTCAAAAAGGAAAATTTTCTCTTATTCATTCTTTTGTCGAGTCTTGCGATTCTTACCAAGGAGCCTGCTATTTTTTTCCTCTTCCCTCTGGGGTTGAAGGCATTATCGAATAAGAATCTAAAACAAATCTTTGCAGTTGCCGCTACTTTGATCATACCTGTTCTTTGGCATTCCTATCTTTCCTACAGATTTCCCAATTGGAGAGCAGCTCGTCTAACGGATTTTATATTGCCTTTCGAGGGAATGATTCGCTATTCCGAATCGATTTTCGTCAGCTTACAAAGCGGGTCCGGTTTTAAAGAAACGGCAAGAATTCTCTCCCGTTTCCCATTGCTAATTTTGTTTTTTCTGGGAACGTTTCTTGCTTTTACAGGCAAACTGAGAAAAGGTTGGGAGTTTAGAATTGCCATCTTGTTTGTAATGTTTATGATAGGAACTGGCGGGTTTTATCATTTTTGGTCCGTATATGAAAATGTTTCCAGAATGTTTACTCTTTCCATTCCCATTTTGATCCTTCTGATAGGCGAAGACGAGACAGTCCGTCACAAGGAATACATCCTTCTGACGGTTTTGATTCTGGGATTATTTCTTCTGAAGGTTCTGTTTATAACAAAACCCATGTTATATCAGGTCGGCACTTCACTCTGA